From a single Paramisgurnus dabryanus chromosome 17, PD_genome_1.1, whole genome shotgun sequence genomic region:
- the LOC141280925 gene encoding uncharacterized protein F54H12.2-like, producing the protein MALLHNMSGECIKSELDIFTVPPTQTSLEKNDYLEVPPLSAISDSAPLEFFIAGTGEDYLDLNNTMLFLRLKITRPNGADIADPAPVGLINYAGATLFSQLDISLGDRLISQSSSTYTYRCIIECLMNYSKDALESLFTPGLFYKDTAGHTDVRDPEKLLINGVDVKIRLIRGKDEFCLMRSDDVAYKVKILSASLFVKKVSVSPAVRLGHAQALLSTTAKYPVDRVCLKTISLPAGSRVSNQENLFLGTLPKSIILGMVDNDAFSGSYDKNPFTLNHYDLEFLAIYAYGKQIPSKPLQPDFVVHETLYDASVRVGA; encoded by the exons ATGGCGTTACTGCACAACATGTCTGGAGAATGTATCAAGTCGGAGCTGGATATATTTACAGTTCCGCCGACGCAGACGTCTCTTGAGAAAAATGATTATTTAGAGGTTCCACCTTTATCGGCTATATCAGACTCTGCTCCTCTGGAGTTTTTTATCGCCGGCACGGGTGAAGATTATCTGGATCTAAATAACACGATGCTCTTTCTCCGGCTTAAAATCACGAGACCTAACGGTGCCGACATCGCAGACCCCGCGCCTGTCGGGCTAATAAATTACGCTGGGGCGACCCTGTTCTCACAACTTGATATAAGCCTCGGTGACCGATTGATCTCTCAGAGCTCAAGCACCTACACTTACAGATGCATCATAGAGTGTCTCATGAACTACAGTAAAGATGCTCTGGAATCTCTTTTCACGCCCGGTCTGTTTTACAAGGATACCGCGGGTCACACGGATGTCCGCGACCCC GAAAAATTACTGATAAACGGCGTCGATGTTAAAATACGCCTGATCAGGGGTAAGGATGAATTCTGTCTGATGAGGAGCGATGACGTGGCCTACAAAGTAAAAATCTTGTCGGCCTCCCTATTTGTCAAGAAAGTAAGCGTGTCGCCAGCCGTCAGACTGGGTCACGCCCAGGCGCTGCTCAGCACGACCGCCAAGTACCCTGTCGACAGAGTTTGTCTTAAAACCATCTCTCTACCTGCAGGATCGCGCGTTTCGAATCAAGAAAATCTGTTTTTAGGAACGCTGCCGAAATCAATCATCCTGGGGATGGTTGATAACGACGCTTTTTCCGGATCTTATGATAAAAACCCATTCACTCTCAATCATTACGATTTGGAGTTCCTGGCCATCTATGCCTACGGTAAACAAATACCGTCAAAACCTCTGCAGCCGGATTTCGTAGTTCATGAGACACTCTATGATGCATCTGTAAGGGTAGGTGCTTGA